In Fimbriimonadaceae bacterium, the genomic window CGTTTTTGAACAAGGATGCGCCAACGACTTTGGCTTCAACCGCAGGCGGCGCCAACACCAGCGCCGAAATGACGTGCAAGAGCATTTCAACTCCTCCTGCGGTAGGGACGGCTATCCGCGATGCAAAGTTACGCGGGCTGTGGCTCTTCCGCCGGTTCGGCCGGCTGGATCTCCCGCAACCGCCCCAGCTTCTTCTCGAATTCCGCCGCGGGTTTGCCCTCGAGAGCGTGGGGCTTGCCGGCGAGCATGCCTGCCAATTGCTGGGCTTCCGCTCGCGAAAAGGTGACCGCACCCATGACGTGTTCTTCAAAGGCCTCGAAGGCGATCGGCGCCACCGCTCGTACGCAGGTCGCCATCGCCTCGGCATAGACGCGAATTTCGTACTGGGCGTGGGCATCGAGCCGCAACCGAAGGAACCGAAGGAGATTGTGGAGATCGCACTGCCAGTACCACTCCGTATAGAGCGAGAGCGGGAGGTTGGCTCTTGCGATTTCCCGTGCCAATCCGGTCTCAAGCATGCCCTCGTAGTGGCGGTAAAGGTGGGATTGGTCCTCGACCATTTCCGCGCGAATCCGCTCGGCCTCCGCTGGCGCCAGAGCCTCCTCGCCGCGAGCCTGCTTGTTGTCGGTGGATTGGATGCGCAGCTGGTCGGCTTCAGGCACGTAAAACTCGTCGCGCATGATGCTGTAGCGCCCGCTGATCTCGTTGAGCCGGGCCGTGCGGTGGCGCACCCATTGCCTCGCAACGAAGATCGGCATTTTCGTATGAAAGGTCAGCACCACTTGCTCGAATGGCGAGGTGTGTTCGTGCTTCATCAGGTAGTGGATAAGCCCGCGATCCTGCCGCACCGACTTCGTACCGGACCCATAGCTCACCCTCGCCGCCTGCACGATCCGCTGATCGCCGCCCAAGTAGTCAACGAGCCGAACAAAGCCTTTGTCGAGAACGGGAATAGGCTGATCCAGAAGCTCCTCGGCTTCCTGCACGACGATCCGGGGCATGGCCTATTTTAGTACGTGTACTTCGGCTCCCACTCGCCAACGCCGCCTTCGAGAAGGTCGAACATCGGCCAGACCGAACAGTAGTCGTCGCCCGGGCCGAAGATGGCGCGCCCCGTCCGGACAATCGTTCCATCTTCTTGCTTCCGGAGGGCTGACATGCCTGGCCAATAGCCATTGTCCTCCGTAAAGTAGCCGAGGTCCTGGGTGAACGGCGAGCCATGCGTGGAAGCCACGGGAAAATTCCATCCGCGACTCTTGGAAAATTCGGCCAGGATGGACGGTTCGTCTGGCGAAGTGAGGACGAATCCGCTGCGGTTCAGCAAGTGGCGCGTGAACCCGATAAAACCATCAGCCCACAACGTGCAGTAGGTGCAGGAACGGCCCATGTTGTGGATAACCAAGAGATCCGACTTGTCACCAAAGAGCTCGCTTAGCCAGACCGTGGAGCCATCCGGTCGCTTGAGCTCGTAGTCTTGGATCGGTTCCGGCTCGTACTCTCGCTGGAGCTCGGAGAGCTCTTCCTTCAGCTTTCCGATCTCCTTTTGCTTCCTCGCAATGTCACTCCAAGTTGCCATGACTGAAGGATAGACCGCCGCGTGGACGAGTTTCCAGTACAATAGCCTGGATTCCCGATGTTCGCCCTGAACTTCTACTCCGACCTATACGAGGATGTCTTGCAAAACATGCGCAAGACGGCAACGATTCGCCTCGGCGACAAGAGCGACAAATACGTGGACGGCATGATCGTATGGGTAACGGTGGGACCCCGGTTCGGTCGCCGCCAGAAGCTGTACACCGCGATCCTCGACCGTGTCGAGGTCAAGCCGATCTCCGAGCTCTCGCCTCGCGACATCGAGCGGGAAAACCCGGAGTTTCGCACCCATGACGACGTGATTGCGATGCTCAGCCGCATCTACGGCGAGTTCGTAACCCCTGCCCACATCGTCACGACGATCTACTTCTCGCGGATCGACGACTAGGCGGGTATACGGGCCACATGCCCAAGACGGTCTTCTACACCTTCGGCAATCACATGCACTGGGTGGACATGGAGTGGCTGTGGGGCTACGATGTGCTCCCCGGCTCCGCTCGAGACATGCTCCGCTTTTGTCGCGAAGCCGGCGTTCGCGGCAACGTCAATTTCGATGGCGTGGGTTACGAAAAGCTGGCCAGCGAGTCACCACAGGCATTTGCAGAGCTCAAACAGGCTGTCGATGAGGGACACGTTGAGATCGTTGGCGGCTCCTACGGACAACCATACGGCCTCTTTCATGGCGCGGAATCCAACATCCGCCAGCGCGTCTATGGGGTGCGTACCGTCGAACGCCTATTCGGTGTCCGACCGAATACGTTCTGGGAAGAGGAGTTCGATTGCTTTCCCCAGCTTCCCCAGATTCTCAAGCAATGCGGCTATGCGTACGCCTCCCTGTTTTTCCAGTGGACCTGGCACACCCCGGAAATCCCTCAAGAGGCGTCTCCCGTTATCTGGTGGGAAGGGATCGACGGCTCGCGACTGTTGACGGCCTCACGTCATCGCCACAACCTCCATCAGTGGCCCGAAGAGTTCGACGGTCTGCTTGACGAGGTGGCCCAATCCCCTGGCGAAGGGCCGGCATTCATCCTCCAATGGCTCGAGCTGATGCCGTCTCCCGACTGGATGTGTCGGAGCGAGCTGCTGCTTCCCCGCATGAAGTCTCTGATGGAGGACGAACGATTCGTCATCCAGATTGGAAGCCTATCGAACTGCTTGGAAGAGCTGAAGACGGAGGCGGCCCCGGCAAGGCGCTACGGCGTGGGTGACATATGGCATGGGCTGACCCTTGGCAAGAACGGCGACCGCATGCGACGGCTGAGCAGTCGTGCGGAAAGCCACCTGCTGTCGGCGGAATCACTGGCAGCGACCATGGGGTTGTTTGGCCGTCCGTATGCGCAGTGGGACGTCTATCCGCTGTGGGAGCTGGAAGAAGCCTGGCGCGAGCTGCTCGTCGCCCAACACCACGACAACGACGAGTGTGAGGGCCTTTGCGGACACATCGGTCGAACCCACTACGAGCGCTCGCTCAACCTCAGCCAAGGCGTCCTCGAACGCAATCTGCAGCTGCTCGCCGAACGGATCGACGCCCCAATCGGCTCGCTCGTACTATTCAACCCGGTTGCCTTCGAACGGTCGGACGTGTTCCCCCATCCCGGATCCGGCGGCCTGTATTCTGAATCCCAAATCCAGCCGATGGGCTTTACGGCGATCCATCCCGGCAACCTGCAGGAGAAAGCTTCCCGCTGGAAGGAGACCGCGACGGGAGTTTTTTGCGGTACCGGGACATACGACATTGCCTTCGACCGTGGCGCGGGCAAGGTCTCCTTGGATTGGAAGACGCAGGGCCCCCGGATCGGCGACCTGTTTGAGCTCACCGTGATGCGCGAGGGCAAACCGATCACGTTAAGGCCCGACCGCGACTGGCTCGACCTCGACGCCCTCGACTGGGTGATCCGCTATCCGATACCGGGCGGCGGCCATCTCGAAGCCTGGCTGAAGCCGTTTTCCGGTTTTCCTGATTTCGATCTCACCATCAAGGGCTTTGGCATCGCCGGGATCGATCCCGGCCTCAACGGCGGTATCAGCGTTACCTTCAACATCCCGTTCACCCGCCTGCGGGCGGATTCGCCGATGGCCTTCGAGGAAGTGCGCCCGGTGTCCGGGCGCCGCAAATACCCGACCGGCGACTGGATGACTTCGCCTCAGTGGTTCGAGGAGGTCACGGACACGATGCATGTTCATTCCTGTTTGCAGCTGTGGGACGGCGACCGATGCATAACGGTCGCCCACGACGGCTCGCCGATGTGGTTCGTCGAAAACGGGAGGGTACGGTGCCTGTTGACCACCTACGACCCCTGGGACGAGCAGCACCACCATCTCGACTTTCGCGTCGACTTTCGGCTCAGCGACCTCGTGGATTCCGACACCGGTGCGTGGAGGCTCGCGCAGACACTAAGGCGACCGACCTATGCGGCCGTCAAGCGCACCGAAGGCGGCGACATCCCCGCGCATTTTTCGGCGCTGTCTACTTCGCCGGAGTCATCCGAATCGGTCGTTGTCCAGGCCCTCTACCGCGAGCGATCGTCACTTTTTGTCGAAGAACCGCTTCCCTTCTTCGTGCGCCTGGTGAACCTGAGCGAACAGCCGGCTCGCGGTGAGCCTCGCGTCGCGAAAGCTCCCAACCAACGGGTGGAGACCAATCTTCTCGGCGAGCGGATCGGTGATCGCGGCAACATGTTTGGACCGTGGCAGATACGGACGTTCGCTTACGATCTGCCGTCTGGGCGGAAGCAGGTCCGCGACCTCGATGCCAAGCGCGAGGTGTGGGCGACCATCCACCGAAGCCCCGAGAAGCCATGAAGGACACCTTCCGAATCTGGTTCCGGTTCCTAACGTTTCGGGGCTCTCGCGAGGACCTACTCAACCCGACACAAACCACGATCGCCCTCGGACTCGTCGGCGTCGTGCTTGCCGGGATTGGGCGCTGGTGGGATGATCCGAACGTCAGCATGTTGCAGCAAACCGGACTGGGGTCCGTAGCCTACGTTCTCTTCCTTGCCTTGTTGCTGCTGTCGCTAACGACGCCATTTTGGCCGCAGGCCCGATACCGCGTGGTCTTGGCGATGGTCTGTCTGACCTCGCTGCCGGCCCTGCTCTATGCCG contains:
- the thyX gene encoding Thymidylate synthase ThyX; protein product: MPRIVVQEAEELLDQPIPVLDKGFVRLVDYLGGDQRIVQAARVSYGSGTKSVRQDRGLIHYLMKHEHTSPFEQVVLTFHTKMPIFVARQWVRHRTARLNEISGRYSIMRDEFYVPEADQLRIQSTDNKQARGEEALAPAEAERIRAEMVEDQSHLYRHYEGMLETGLAREIARANLPLSLYTEWYWQCDLHNLLRFLRLRLDAHAQYEIRVYAEAMATCVRAVAPIAFEAFEEHVMGAVTFSRAEAQQLAGMLAGKPHALEGKPAAEFEKKLGRLREIQPAEPAEEPQPA